A part of Rickettsia canadensis str. McKiel genomic DNA contains:
- a CDS encoding rhodanese domain-containing protein — protein sequence MNEKIAILSTYSFVNIEEPANLIPKLLLIAKRKYVRGTILLSKEGFNGSFSGSYENVNLVLEELIKLTVPKDVNVKINYSDLHPFQKLKVRLKKEIVAMNVDDLNVDLFKGEYIESKDWDSFITKQDVIVIDTRNDYEVEIGTFKSAINPYTKTFKQFPAWVHQNEKLLKGKKIAMFCTGGIRCEKSTSLLKSIGYDDVYHLKGGILQYLEDTQNKNNLWQGECFVFDDRRAVEDDLSPSERHTRLPST from the coding sequence ATGAATGAAAAAATAGCAATTTTAAGTACATATAGTTTTGTTAATATAGAAGAACCAGCGAATTTAATACCAAAGCTTTTGCTTATCGCTAAAAGAAAATATGTTAGAGGTACTATTTTATTATCAAAAGAAGGTTTTAACGGTTCTTTTTCAGGTTCATATGAAAATGTAAATCTTGTACTTGAAGAATTGATAAAGCTAACCGTTCCCAAAGATGTTAACGTTAAAATAAATTATAGTGATCTTCATCCTTTTCAGAAATTAAAAGTCAGACTTAAGAAAGAGATTGTAGCGATGAATGTCGATGATTTAAATGTTGATTTATTTAAGGGCGAATATATAGAGTCGAAAGATTGGGATAGTTTTATTACAAAACAAGATGTTATAGTAATAGATACTCGAAATGATTATGAAGTAGAGATCGGTACATTTAAATCGGCAATTAACCCATATACGAAAACATTTAAGCAGTTTCCGGCTTGGGTTCACCAGAATGAGAAATTACTTAAAGGCAAGAAGATTGCTATGTTTTGTACCGGCGGTATTAGATGTGAAAAATCCACTAGCTTACTTAAAAGTATAGGCTATGATGATGTATATCATTTAAAGGGTGGTATATTGCAGTACTTAGAAGATACGCAAAATAAGAATAATTTATGGCAAGGCGAGTGCTTTGTTTTTGATGATAGAAGAGCAGTGGAAGATGATTTATCACCTTCTGAACGGCATACTCGTCTACCTTCCACCTAA
- the sdhC gene encoding succinate dehydrogenase, cytochrome b556 subunit, which translates to MTKTKQEIYNKRPISPHLSIYKMQISSTLSILHRITGVALFFAVSILAWWLILSKYDNNYLYLASCYIIKICLVAVSYAWFYHLCNGIRYLFWAIGYCFSIKAVNITGWCVVICSTLLTILLWV; encoded by the coding sequence ATGACTAAAACAAAACAGGAAATTTATAATAAGCGTCCTATTTCACCGCATTTAAGCATATATAAAATGCAGATAAGTTCTACGTTGTCAATTTTGCATCGTATAACTGGTGTAGCTTTATTTTTTGCAGTATCAATTTTAGCGTGGTGGTTGATTCTTAGTAAATATGACAATAATTATTTGTATCTTGCTAGTTGCTATATTATAAAAATATGCTTAGTAGCCGTTAGCTACGCTTGGTTTTATCATTTATGTAATGGTATTCGTTATTTATTTTGGGCTATCGGTTATTGCTTTTCTATAAAAGCAGTTAATATCACGGGTTGGTGTGTGGTTATATGTTCTACATTATTAACTATATTGTTATGGGTTTAA
- the sdhD gene encoding succinate dehydrogenase, hydrophobic membrane anchor protein, whose product MVYDFKVEIVKAKASGSAKSGSHHWLLQRVTAIILALCSIWLIYFTLTNKSSDLSIIMWELKKPFNVVALLITVIISLYHAMIGVQIVIEDYIRCNKLLNTLIIVVKLFCLVTIAAFVTAMFYKG is encoded by the coding sequence ATGGTATATGATTTTAAAGTGGAAATTGTAAAAGCAAAGGCCAGCGGTTCTGCTAAAAGCGGTTCTCATCATTGGTTATTACAAAGGGTTACAGCGATTATATTAGCTTTATGTTCTATATGGTTAATATATTTTACCTTAACTAATAAAAGTAGTGATTTAAGTATCATTATGTGGGAGCTTAAAAAACCTTTTAATGTAGTAGCATTATTAATTACGGTCATTATTTCTTTATATCATGCTATGATCGGTGTGCAGATAGTAATAGAAGATTATATAAGATGCAATAAATTACTTAATACATTAATTATAGTAGTAAAATTATTCTGCTTAGTTACTATTGCAGCTTTTGTGACAGCTATGTTTTATAAGGGGTGA